From one Triticum urartu cultivar G1812 chromosome 3, Tu2.1, whole genome shotgun sequence genomic stretch:
- the LOC125549583 gene encoding GDSL esterase/lipase At5g45910-like: protein MEGMRGLPSWCWCVLLCLAAGWMAAEAAPLPQYYNAIFSFGDSFSDTGNFVIINSGKLPNMPKFPPPYARCSNGRLVIDFLAEALGVPLLPPSANKGTNFSQGANFAVMGATALDLKYFRDNNVWSIPPFNTSMNCQLEWFQEVKETVCLSPQECKEFFGKALFVFGELGGNDYSFAWKAEWSLDKVKTQMVPKVVESIIGGIEALLDEGARHVLVPGNLPAGCIPITLTMYPSEDRSDYDPRTGCLKKFNGVALYHNAVLRIALDQLQRRRPDSRIIYADYYTPYIQFARTPHLYGYKRGALRACCGGGGPYNYNMSSSCGLPGATVCDDPDAHVSWDGIHLTEAPYRFIANTWLKGPYAHPPLASVVRDDMVY from the exons ATGGAGGGGATGAGGGGGTTGCCATCGTGGTGCTGGTGCGTCCTCTTGTGCCTGGCCGCCGGTTGGATGGCGGCGGAGGCGGCTCCGTTGCCGCAGTACTACAACGCCATATTCAGCTTCGGCGACTCCTTCTCCGACACGGGCAACTTCGTCATCATCAACTCCGGCAAGCTGCCCAACATGCCCAAGTTCCCGCCGCCCTACGCCCGCTGCTCCAACGGCCGTCTCGTCATCGACTTCCTGG CCGAGGCGTTGGGAGTGCCGCTGCTGCCGCCGTCGGCGAACAAGGGCACCAACTTCAGCCAGGGCGCCAACTTTGCGGTGATGGGCGCCACCGCGCTGGACCTCAAGTACTTCAGGGACAACAACGTGTGGAGCATCCCGCCCTTCAACACTTCCATGAACTGCCAGCTCGAGTGGTTCCAGGAGGTTAAGGAGACCGTCTGCTTATCCCCTCAAG AGTGCAAGGAATTTTTCGGGAAAGCGCTTTTCGTGTTCGGCGAGTTGGGCGGCAACGACTACAGTTTCGCATGGAAGGCGGAGTGGAGCCTGGACAAGGTGAAGACCCAGATGGTGCCCAAGGTGGTGGAGTCCATCATCGGCGGCATCGAGGCTCTGCTCGACGAGGGCGCGCGGCATGTGCTTGTGCCGGGCAACCTCCCCGCCGGGTGCATCCCCATCACGCTCACCATGTACCCGTCCGAGGACCGTAGCGACTATGACCCCCGCACCGGCTGCCTCAAGAAGTTCAACGGCGTCGCCCTCTACCACAACGCCGTGCTCCGCATCGCCCTCGACCAgctccagcgccgccgcccggaTTCCCGCATCATCTACGCCGACTACTACACCCCCTACATCCAGTTCGCACGCACACCTCATCTATACG GATACAAGAGGGGAGCCCTGAGGGCGTgctgcggcggcggtggcccATACAACTACAACATGAGCTCGTCGTGCGGGCTGCCTGGCGCCACGGTGTGCGACGACCCAGACGCACACGTCAGCTGGGACGGCATCCACCTCACCGAGGCGCCCTACCGCTTCATCGCCAACACCTGGCTCAAGGGCCCCTACGCGCACCCACCCCTCGCGAGTGTCGTCCGCGACGATATGGTCTATTAA